The Thalassospira sp. TSL5-1 region ATGATCAAGCCGGACACCTATCAGGTGCTTGGCCCGTATGAATTGCCCGAAGGGACCAAGAAAATTGCGGTAATCGCCGAATATCTGGACCTGGAGAAAGCGGTTTGGCGGACCTCGGTCAATGTTCGTGATATCGGCGACAACGACCAGTTTTTGCTGTTGTTGCTCGATGAAGAAGTACGTCTGGTCAAGCAGGAAGGATAAACCCGCTTATGGCTTCGCATAACAAAGTGGCATGGTCCGACGGCCTGTTTGTCAAACCCCATCACTTTCAGCAGCAGACGCGCTATCTGGAAAATCTGGCCCAGCGTTATGCGTCGGGAAGTGAGGCACACAATTTTGGCTTTCACCAGCTTATCCTGAACGAGGAACTGCTGTCGCTGGGCAAAGTTGCTGTTGTCTCTGCCAGCGGCATCATGCCCGATGGCACAGTGTTTGACATTCCCGGAACGGATGTGTCGCCGCCGGTTCTGGATATTTCCGAAGGCCTGACCGCCAACGAAATCATCTATCTGTGTGTGCCGCTGATGATTGATGGTGGCATCGAGATTGACCGGGATCGCAATGCGTCAACCGGGGTTGCCGCGCGCTATGTGACCGATGAAATTGCGGTGCGCGACAATACCGTGCAGGCGGGCGAACTGGCGGCGATTGATGTGGCCCGGGCCTGCCCGGTGCTGCTGCCGGGCTCGCAGGATCTGTCGGCTTATTCCAAGCTGGCGGTGGCGCGTATCGTCGATAAAACTGGCGAAGGGGCGATTGTCATCGACAAGGGGTTTTACCCCACGATGTTGTCGATTTCGGCAGCCCCGTCGCTGCGCCGGTTTTTGGGTGAACTGGCCGATGGTGTTGAACAGCGTGCCGCCACCATTGCCGGGCGTATTGGCAAACCCGACCAGAACGGGGTTGCCGAAGTGGCCGACTTTTTGCTGCTGCGCGGTTTGAATTCGATGGCACCGCTTTTGCGCCATTATGTGCGCATGTCGATGGTGCATCCGCGCCCGGTTTATGAATTGCTGCTGCAAATCATTGGCGAGCTTTCGACATTCCTGAATGAAAGCAAAATCTGCCCCGATTTGCCGGTTTATGACCATGCCCTGCCGCATCAATGCTGGCCGACGGTAACACAGCATTTGCGCCAGCTTGTGACGGCAACCCTGGTGGCAAATGCCATTCCGATCCCGCATGAACACAAATTGCATGGCTATGTTGTGGCCCCGGTTCACGAACGTGAACTGATCCGCACGGCGGAATTTGTGTTGGCGGTGAAGGCCAATGTGCCGCAGGAACGCCTGCACCGTGAATTTGTTGCACAGTCGAAAATCAGTTCGATCGAAAAAATTCGCGAACTTGTTCACAAGCAGCTTCCGGGCATTCCGCTGCGTCTGATGCCGGTTGCCCCGCGTCAGCTGCCCTATCATGCCGGATATTCCTATTTCGCGCTGGAACGCTCTTCGCCGCGTTGGGGACATCTGGAAAATTCTGACGGATTTGCATTTCACATTGCCGGAGAGTTCCCGGAACTTGAACTGCAATTCTGGGCGATCATGGGATAAAGCCAATGAGCGATATTGCCGTATCACCATATGATTCCAGGCGGTCGGCCCCGTTGCCGGCCAATGGCCACGGCGGGCCAACACCCCGCCAGATTGGCAGCAAGCCGGATGACATGATTGAAAGCCTGATGTCATCGCGCGAAACGATGGATTTCCAGCTGTCGGCAAAGGGTAAAAACCGCCTGCTGGAAGCAGCCGTTCCTTTGCTGGGCTTAAGTGTCCGTATTCGTAATTTGCACGATTTCAACGACATCGAAGCCCTGCATAGCCGCCTGGTCAACGAAATTCCGATTTTCCAGCAGGAACTGGAGAAAATGGAATATGACGAGGCTACCGTGCTGGCCGCGCGTTACATTTTGTGCGCGACCCTGGACGAAGCCGTGCTGTCCCAGGTGTGGGGGGCCGAAAGCCTGTGGCCGGAACGCCCCATGCTGTCGATCTTTCATAACGAAACCTGGGGCGGGGAAAAGGTTTTTGCCATTCTGGACCGGGTGATGGACGAAGCGCATCGCTTCCTCGATCTTCTGGAACTGCTTTATTACTGCATCGCCCTTGGCTTCGAGGGCAAATACCATGTCATGCACAATGGGCAGGCCAAGCTGGAACAGCTTTTGCTGAATGTGCATGGCGTACTGGAAAAGCACCGGGGCGAAGCCCCGGACAAGCTGGTGAACCCGGAACCGAATATTTATGACGCCAAGGAACGTATGGGATGGCGCTTTCCGGTGTGGGGCGTTGTGCTGGTGTGTCTGGTTCTTCTGGCGGGCATCAATATTGCCTTTAACGAGAATCTCAGCAGTCAAATCGACGGGATAGAGGCCAAAATCGAAGCCTCCCTTGGTGGAAACAACATGACAGGGAGGCCCTGATGTTAAAGGTTTCCAAAGAACGTATTTTATCGAAACTCAATACTTACAGCCGCGAAGCCCTGAAACGGGCCAGCGAAATGGCGATTGAACAAAGCCAGTTTGAAGTTACCGTGAGCCACCTTTTGCTGGCCATGATGGAACAGCCTGGTGGTGATACCGGCAAATTGCTCTCCGTGCTGCGCATTCAGCCCGAACGCCTGGAAGCCAAATTGCGCAAGTCGCTGGATCATGCCCGCCGTGGCGCACAGGATTTGCCGGAATTTGCCACCCTGCTGCTGGAATTGTTGCAGGATGCCCTGATGCTGGGCAGTGGCGAGCTGGAAGAAGACAATATCCGCACCGGAACCATTTTTGCTGCCGTGGCGCAAAACCCGGATCGGTATTGCCATTTTTATGTGTTTTCCGAATTTGAAGCCCTGGATAGCCGCGCCATCCTCACCGGGTTTTACGACCTGGTCAAAGGCAGCATGGAAGGCAATGGCGACCCCAGCAACCCGGCCCGTGAAGGCGGTGCCAATGGCGCGGGCGATGCCCCGATCCAGAGCGAAAGTGCCCTGCATAAATTTGGCCGCAACATGACGGAGCAGGCCAAAAATGGCGAGATTGACCCGGTATTTTGCCGCGATACCGAAATTGCGCAGATGACGGATATTTTGTCGCGCCGCCGGAAGAACAACCCCATTCTGGTGGGTGATCCCGGTGTGGGTAAAACTGCCCTGGCCGAGGGCCTGGCCCTTAAAATTGTGGAAGGTGATGTGCCCGCAGCTTTGCAGGGTGCTGCCCTGTGGGAGCTGGATCTGGGTGCCTTGCAGGCAGGGGCATCGGTAAAGGGTGAATTTGAGCGTCGCCTGAAGGCCGTGCTTGATGAAGTGATCAGCGCGCCGGAAAAGATTGTGCTGTTTATCGACGAAGCCCACACGCTTATTGGCGGCGGGGCTGCGGCTGGCGGGTCAGATGCGGCGAACTTGCTGAAACCAGCCCTGGCGCGCGGGCAAATTCGTGCCATCGCCGCCACCACCTGGTCGGAATATAAAAAATACTTTGAAAAGGATGCCGCACTGACCCGTCGTTTCCAGTTGATCAAGCTGGCCGAACCGACGATTGACCAGTGTGTGACCATCCTGCGTGGCCTGCGCCCGCAATATGAAAGCCAGCATAACGTTTATATTTCCGATGCGGCCCTTCATGCGGCAGCGGCCCTTTCAGTGCGGTATCTGACCGGGCGGCAACTGCCCGACAAGGCATTTGACGTGCTGGATACCGCAGCGGTCCGCGTTGCGGCGGGGCAGTCCGCCCAGCCGCGCGAACTGGACTGGCTGAACAAACGCATTGCCATGCTGGAACGTGAACGTGCTGACCGCGACCGTGACAGCCGGATGGCGGCCATCGGTGCGGGGACGTCGGGCGACCATATCGAGGAAACCATTGCCCGCCTGCATGCCCAGGCCGAAAAATTGCAGCATCGCTGGCAGGTGGAAAAGCAGAAGGTCAATCGCGTTATTGAACTGCGCACCCTGATTGCCAAGGGACATGAAGCCGCCAATGACGAGACCGATTTGGTTGCACATGATACTGCAGCAGATGAAGCTGGCGCCACGCGGGTTGCTGATGTGCCAGAAGTTACCGAAACGGCCGAGCAGCACGACCCCGAAGCCCTGCGGGCTGAAATCGTTTCATTGCTGGCGGAGCTGCGTGATGCGCGGCGCAATGAAACGGCCCTGGTTGAATTTGAAGTGGGCGAAGGTGTTATTGCCGATGTCATTTCGGATTGGACCGGCGTGCCCGCCTCAGCCATGTCCGATGATGATGCCGACCGTATTTTGGGCCTGGGCGATGCGCTTCGCAGCGTGATCAAGGGCCAGGATCTGGCGATTGAGGTTATTCACGACCGCATGAAGGCCGCCCGTCTTGATCTGGTGCGCGACAGTGCACCACGCGGGGTGTTTCTGCTGGTGGGGCCGTCGGGTGTGGGTAAAACCGAAACGGCAGAGCAGGTTGCCCTGAACCTATTTGGCGGTCGTCAGTTCCTGAGCGTGATCAACATGTCCGAATATCAGGAAAAGCATACGGTTTCGCGCCTTATTGGTTCGCCCCCCGGCTATGTCGGTTATGGCGAGGGCGGCATTCTGACCGAGGCCATTCGCAAGATGCCCTATTCGGTGGTGCTGCTGGACGAGGTTGAAAAGGCTCATCCCGACGTAATGAACATCTTTTATCAGGGGTTCGATAAGGGTGTCATTAATGACGGCGAGGGCCGTGAAATTGATTGCCGCAATGTCGTGTTTTTCATGACATCGAACCTGGGTTCCGATGCCCTGATGCAGAACCGCGAAACGGTTGAAAGCGCATCCATGGAGGCATTGGAAAAGGCCCTTCGTCCGCATTTGCAGGAACATTTCAAACCGGCCCTTTTGGCCCGGATGCGCATCCTGTGCTTCAAACCGCTTTCCAGCGAAAGCATTCAGCAGATCATTGATTTGAAGCTGAATGGCCTTGCCGCCCGCCTGAAAAAGGTACGCGGTATGGAATTGCGCTGGAATGACTCGGTTTTGGCCCTGATCGAGGATTTGTGTGCCCATGCCGATAATGGTGCGCGCATGGTCGAACAGGTGATTGACCGCTGGATTTTGCCCAGCATCGCCGAAGAGGCCCTGCAACGCATTTCCGACCACGTCAGCCTTGATGGGCTGGAACTGGATGCGGCCGATGGCGGCTTTGTCATGACCTTCCTGCCCGAAATTGCCGATGCGGCAAACGGGGCTGATGCCGATACCAATACCGATACCGATACCGATACCGATACCGATACCGAAGCCGGTCTGGATGTCGAGGGTAATGGTTCGGGAACGGAAGACGATGACATCCCCGAGAAAGAGGCTCGGGCAGGATGAACATGATCGATCAGTTCAATATGCGCGATCACTTTGTCTCGCTGTGCAATCTGGTTAACCAGACACGGCTGGACGGCGTACTGGTTCAAAGTGGCGAACTTATTGCCAATATGACCGGCGGTCGCATTGCGCTGATCTATTTGCTGGATGCCACCGGGCGCAGCCTGGTGTTGTCTGGCGGTTATGCCCAAGGTTTTTCAACCTGGGCACCGGGATCGCTGGTCCATCCGTTACAGGGTGGGGGGCGGTCCCCGGTATGCCCGTTAACCCAGGTGGCCTTTACCGGCAAAAACCTGTGCCTGGATAACGGGACAGCAGGGTACGACATTTCGCCGGTCATATCGGCGATTGAGGGTTTGAGTTGCCCGTCGCATTTGGCGGTGTTGCCACTGGCCCGCGCCAATGCGGATTTTTTGGGTGTTGCGGTGGTGTTGTCTGATGGGGCGATTGCCCCGTGGCTGGACCGCAGTGTGGCACGACAAATTTTGCGTGCGGT contains the following coding sequences:
- the tssK gene encoding type VI secretion system baseplate subunit TssK; translation: MASHNKVAWSDGLFVKPHHFQQQTRYLENLAQRYASGSEAHNFGFHQLILNEELLSLGKVAVVSASGIMPDGTVFDIPGTDVSPPVLDISEGLTANEIIYLCVPLMIDGGIEIDRDRNASTGVAARYVTDEIAVRDNTVQAGELAAIDVARACPVLLPGSQDLSAYSKLAVARIVDKTGEGAIVIDKGFYPTMLSISAAPSLRRFLGELADGVEQRAATIAGRIGKPDQNGVAEVADFLLLRGLNSMAPLLRHYVRMSMVHPRPVYELLLQIIGELSTFLNESKICPDLPVYDHALPHQCWPTVTQHLRQLVTATLVANAIPIPHEHKLHGYVVAPVHERELIRTAEFVLAVKANVPQERLHREFVAQSKISSIEKIRELVHKQLPGIPLRLMPVAPRQLPYHAGYSYFALERSSPRWGHLENSDGFAFHIAGEFPELELQFWAIMG
- the tssH gene encoding type VI secretion system ATPase TssH, with the translated sequence MLKVSKERILSKLNTYSREALKRASEMAIEQSQFEVTVSHLLLAMMEQPGGDTGKLLSVLRIQPERLEAKLRKSLDHARRGAQDLPEFATLLLELLQDALMLGSGELEEDNIRTGTIFAAVAQNPDRYCHFYVFSEFEALDSRAILTGFYDLVKGSMEGNGDPSNPAREGGANGAGDAPIQSESALHKFGRNMTEQAKNGEIDPVFCRDTEIAQMTDILSRRRKNNPILVGDPGVGKTALAEGLALKIVEGDVPAALQGAALWELDLGALQAGASVKGEFERRLKAVLDEVISAPEKIVLFIDEAHTLIGGGAAAGGSDAANLLKPALARGQIRAIAATTWSEYKKYFEKDAALTRRFQLIKLAEPTIDQCVTILRGLRPQYESQHNVYISDAALHAAAALSVRYLTGRQLPDKAFDVLDTAAVRVAAGQSAQPRELDWLNKRIAMLERERADRDRDSRMAAIGAGTSGDHIEETIARLHAQAEKLQHRWQVEKQKVNRVIELRTLIAKGHEAANDETDLVAHDTAADEAGATRVADVPEVTETAEQHDPEALRAEIVSLLAELRDARRNETALVEFEVGEGVIADVISDWTGVPASAMSDDDADRILGLGDALRSVIKGQDLAIEVIHDRMKAARLDLVRDSAPRGVFLLVGPSGVGKTETAEQVALNLFGGRQFLSVINMSEYQEKHTVSRLIGSPPGYVGYGEGGILTEAIRKMPYSVVLLDEVEKAHPDVMNIFYQGFDKGVINDGEGREIDCRNVVFFMTSNLGSDALMQNRETVESASMEALEKALRPHLQEHFKPALLARMRILCFKPLSSESIQQIIDLKLNGLAARLKKVRGMELRWNDSVLALIEDLCAHADNGARMVEQVIDRWILPSIAEEALQRISDHVSLDGLELDAADGGFVMTFLPEIADAANGADADTNTDTDTDTDTDTEAGLDVEGNGSGTEDDDIPEKEARAG
- the icmH gene encoding type IVB secretion system protein IcmH/DotU; its protein translation is MSDIAVSPYDSRRSAPLPANGHGGPTPRQIGSKPDDMIESLMSSRETMDFQLSAKGKNRLLEAAVPLLGLSVRIRNLHDFNDIEALHSRLVNEIPIFQQELEKMEYDEATVLAARYILCATLDEAVLSQVWGAESLWPERPMLSIFHNETWGGEKVFAILDRVMDEAHRFLDLLELLYYCIALGFEGKYHVMHNGQAKLEQLLLNVHGVLEKHRGEAPDKLVNPEPNIYDAKERMGWRFPVWGVVLVCLVLLAGINIAFNENLSSQIDGIEAKIEASLGGNNMTGRP